Proteins from one Anastrepha obliqua isolate idAnaObli1 chromosome 2, idAnaObli1_1.0, whole genome shotgun sequence genomic window:
- the LOC129239512 gene encoding odorant receptor 35a-like produces MVYFVPLQSDGRRISLPLQIRCYKLNFLWPFKENANLLSRVLNDVALFVSVLCYFGTIVGEFTFVSEHLDNLSAIADCLSTSFVGVQYIIRIFVLYRRQRPMKKLLEKFYRNIYFTSADEATLYRQIGIIMRYANILTRFYYITIVLFLGLYAYDVACIGLASPDKPFIYRMSFRWYDAQAPLPFIITAIYTGWLTISCVTIWAAEDYTMCLVLCHASFRYKELRLYLRRLLETARAEVSCEEARSMSRNENLHQVFRRRFYDIFRRQQHLNGFIAEAKAHFTHQIFYTMSFGVLLLCVVSFQFQRTEMGIEWSKYIAWIISQTAQFLLIGYFGQMLMDETIGLQNCFYSCRWEDLLPLGDQHSNKFLLYDIKFAIMNSQKPIVLDGMKFFPLTYSTVGLGLRTAISYFMFLNTMSNAN; encoded by the exons atggttTATTTTGTGCCACTACAATCTGATGGGCGTCGCATTTCTTTGCCTCTGCAAATAAGGTGCTATAAGCTCAATTTCCTTTGGCCGTTCAAAGAAAATGCCAACCTTCTTAGTCGCGTACTCAATGACGTTGCTTTGTTTGTGAGTGTATTATGCTATTTCGGCACTATTGTTG GCGAGTTCACTTTTGTTAGTGAACATTTAGATAACTTATCAGCCATCGCCGATTGTCTGTCCACCTCTTTTGTGGGCGTGCAATATATCATACGAATTTTTGTGCTTTACCGCCGCCAGCGTCCGATGAAAAAGTTGTTGGAGAAATTTTATCGTAATATCTACTTTACTAG CGCTGATGAGGCGACATTGTATAGGCAAATTGGAATAATAATGCGCTATGCTAATATCCTCACACGATTCTACTACATCACAATAGTACTGTTTTTGGGGCTTTATGCATACGATGTGGCATGCATAGGCTTGGCATCACCCGACAAACCATTTATCTATCGCATGTCTTTTCGCTGGTATGACGCACAGGCGCCGCTGCCATTCATCATCACAGCCATTTACACTGGCTGGCTAACGATCTCTTGTGTGACAATATGGGCTGCTGAAGATTATACGATGTGCTTGGTACTTTGTCATGCCAGTTTTCGCTACAAGGAATTGCGTTTGTATTTGCGACGTTTGCTGGAGACAGCACGTGCGGAGGTGAGCTGCGAGGAGGCACGTTCCATGAGTagaaatgaaaatttgcatCAAGTCTTTCGGCGACGTTTCTATGATATTTTTCGGCGACAACAACACTTGAATGG CTTTATTGCCGAGGCCAAAGCTCATTTCACTCACCAAATTTTCTACACCATGTCCTTTGGCGTTCTACTGCTTTGCGTTGTCTCATTTCAGTTTCAGCGT ACCGAAATGGGCATAGAGTGGAGTAAATATATTGCTTGGATCATTTCGCAAACCGCGCAGTTTCTGTTAATTGGCTATTTCGGCCAAATGCTAATGGATGAG ACTATTGGCTTGCAAAATTGCTTCTACTCTTGCCGTTGGGAGGATTTATTGCCACTCGGCGATCAACAcagtaataaatttttactgTATGATATAAAATTTGCCATAATGAATTCTCAAAAACCAATTGTTTTGGatggtatgaaattttttccgcTGACATACAGTACTGTGGGCTTG GGACTTCGTACTGCTATATCCTACTTTATGTTCTTGAATACCATGAGCAATGCGAATTGA